Below is a genomic region from Acidobacteriota bacterium.
CAGCGGGGACGCCGTGGCGATCCGCTCGCTCGCGGCTGCGCCGGATGTGGTGCGCGCGGTCCCGCTTCTCACCTACACCTCGCCGACCCTGACACAGATCGGCAAGCTCACGCTCAAAGTCAGCCAGAACTTGTACGCCGACACGCTGCTTCGACTGATGGGCTGCCCCGCCCCGCTGGAATCCCGCCCGATGTGCACCACTCGGGCAGGCATCCGGACCGTCGGCGAAGTGCTGAAGGGCTGGGGCATCGCGCCAGGCAGTTACGTGATGGTCGATGGATCGGGGCTGTCGCGCTACGACTATCTGACCCCGGAACTCCTGGTCACCGTCCTGACGCGGATGAACAGCGACGAGCGGCATCGCGGGCCATTTCTCGATGCGCTGCCCATCGCCGGTGTGGACGGCACGATCTCCGGCCGGATGCGCGACACGAAGGCGCAGGGCAATGCGCGCGCCAAGACGGGCTCCATCTCAAATGCGCGTGCACTGTCTGGCTTTGTCACGTCAGCCGACGGCGAGCCGCTGGTCTTCTCGATGATCGTCAACAACTTCAACGTCTCACAGGCTGAAGCCGATCGATTGATCGACCGCGCCGTCGTGCGGCTCGCCGAATTCCGCCGCCGGTAGACAGTGGCTTCGCGCCATCACACAGTGGCTTCGCGCCATCACAATGAGGGCTGAAGCGCGCGCTCAATAATCATCTGAAGCGCCGCAAGTATCTCGGCCGGTGATCCGGTCATGCCGCCGCCTTGGGCCAGTTCCGGTTTGCCGCCACCTTTTCCCCCGACCTGGCCGAGTAACGTCTTCAGGATGGCCGACGCATCAACCTGGACGTCCGCAGAGCGTGCCAGCACGACGAAGACCGGCTCGATTGCCGAGATCAGGCCTGCCACGACCCCGCCGTCCGTGGCGGCCGCCGTGGCAATCGTCTTGAGGTCGGCCTGGTCGACGCCAGGAGCGATCTCGAGCACGACCGTCACCGATCCCACCTTCCGGCCGCGGTCGACCATCGCGGCGGCTTCAAACACGGCGAGTCGATCCTGCAGGTCGCGAATCTGGCGCCGCAGATCCTTATTCTCTCCCTGGGCGCGCTCTATCGCCGCGGGCAGCTCGCGTGGAGCGACCGAGATGAGCCTGATGCTTCCGGCGACTGCGTCCCGCACGACGCGGTACTCGACGAGCGCGCGGCCGCCGCAGACGAATTCCAGGCGCATGCCCCCCCGGAACTTCTCCCACGACTTGACGGCGACAATGCCCACTTCGCCCGCGCGCGCGACGTGCGTTCCGCCGCACGCCGACGTGTCGAAGCCGGCGACCTCAATCAGCCGCAATTGGCCGGTGCGTGTTGGTTCCTTGCGAAGTGAAATCGAGGCCGCCTCCTCCTCGGAGACGAACCGAATGGTGACGTCGCGGTTCTCCCAGACGATGCGATTGGCTTCGGCTTCGGCCGTCGCGATCGCGTCGGCCGCCAGCACCTTGTCGAGGTCGAGCGTGGACACCTCGGCCCCAAGATGAAACCCGACCGTCCGCGCCTTTAAGAGCCGGTCGAAGGCGGCCGACAGGATGTGCTGCCCCGTGTGTTGCTGCATGTGATCGAAGCGTCTCGGCCAGTCGACCGTGCCGCGCACAGAGGATCCGGCCGGAAGCACACGGTCGATCACGTGGCCGATGCGGCCGTCTGGAAGATCGACGACGTCGATCACTGTGGCTGCGCCAAGGGTTCCGGTGTCAGACGGTTGCCCGCCGGAGGTCGGATAGAACGCCGTGCGATCGAGCGTGGCGACGAGGCGGCCGTTTTGCATCTCGCAGGTTTCGATCGCTGCATCGAATTCGACAAGAGCCGGATCGGTGTAATAGAGCCGTTCAGTCACAGCGTGTCCTCGAATCGGAATTAGGGTCGGACCTCTATTCCGGTCGTCT
It encodes:
- a CDS encoding DHHA1 domain-containing protein — its product is MTERLYYTDPALVEFDAAIETCEMQNGRLVATLDRTAFYPTSGGQPSDTGTLGAATVIDVVDLPDGRIGHVIDRVLPAGSSVRGTVDWPRRFDHMQQHTGQHILSAAFDRLLKARTVGFHLGAEVSTLDLDKVLAADAIATAEAEANRIVWENRDVTIRFVSEEEAASISLRKEPTRTGQLRLIEVAGFDTSACGGTHVARAGEVGIVAVKSWEKFRGGMRLEFVCGGRALVEYRVVRDAVAGSIRLISVAPRELPAAIERAQGENKDLRRQIRDLQDRLAVFEAAAMVDRGRKVGSVTVVLEIAPGVDQADLKTIATAAATDGGVVAGLISAIEPVFVVLARSADVQVDASAILKTLLGQVGGKGGGKPELAQGGGMTGSPAEILAALQMIIERALQPSL